Within Deltaproteobacteria bacterium, the genomic segment AGGAAACTCCTGGCGAAGTTGGAGCGGGAGAGAAATCCCGTTGCGACCTGGATCAAGAACGGCAGGTTGAACGTAACCGAGGGAAAGAATTCGCCGAATGACATGATAAACTACCTGGCAGGTTTTGCCGGGAAAGCCGATAACATAAGAGTGGTGGGCGATATGATCTGGACCGTGCGAAAAGGGTGGGACTTGGCGGCCCTCAGGGCTTTGGAGGAAGGACCAAACCGTATGCCTCCTATAGAAAACGCCCTGCTTCTCTGCCAATACAGCCTGGAAGATTTCTCCGGCGCATATATCATGATGGCCTCCGAGTTGCATAGCCATACGATTTACAAGGGCAGACTGGAAAAAAGCCCGTATTATGT encodes:
- a CDS encoding MEDS domain-containing protein, translating into MDIKAAAGFLNVSEMTIRRWTNSGTLKCYRLGGKRERRFHMSDLEELLRGSQNHRLKSLGFGEQKAPDGSHLTHFYSGKEAALEVSVPYILEGLRQKEVVLAVMPPEKGRKLLAKLERERNPVATWIKNGRLNVTEGKNSPNDMINYLAGFAGKADNIRVVGDMIWTVRKGWDLAALRALEEGPNRMPPIENALLLCQYSLEDFSGAYIMMASELHSHTIYKGRLEKSPYYVHKKKE